In Paenibacillus sp. 1781tsa1, one DNA window encodes the following:
- the cyoE gene encoding heme o synthase, producing MLKDMIALTKPGLLRLNVFAVAVGFWVASKWDIAWLTLLLVVIGSTLIIASACVINNYWDRELDQKMERTKKRMDYINHLKPGFVLGYGIILGVVGLAVLYLLVNPLSGWMALLGWFAYIVIYTMWLKRSSTWSTSLGGIAGAMPPVIGYTSVTNEIDAGAWLLFALLFLWQPPHFWSLGIRRVEEYRAAGFPLLPVVKGVKRTKFQMIPYVFLLLPAVFLLYYYDYVGLVFLIVSLLGGLIWFVHTLSGLKTQDDEKWAKVNFLISVNYLMLVFIVMVANTTWS from the coding sequence ATGCTTAAAGACATGATTGCATTAACTAAACCCGGACTTCTACGGCTAAATGTGTTTGCGGTGGCGGTAGGGTTCTGGGTAGCTTCAAAATGGGATATCGCATGGTTAACTCTGCTCTTGGTCGTGATTGGATCAACCTTAATTATTGCTTCAGCTTGTGTAATCAACAATTATTGGGACCGTGAATTGGACCAAAAGATGGAGCGCACCAAAAAAAGGATGGATTACATTAACCATCTGAAGCCAGGGTTTGTACTTGGCTATGGCATTATCCTTGGTGTTGTGGGACTAGCAGTACTGTATCTCCTGGTGAATCCGTTATCAGGATGGATGGCATTGCTTGGATGGTTCGCTTACATCGTGATTTACACGATGTGGTTGAAACGCAGTTCAACGTGGAGCACGTCGCTCGGTGGAATTGCGGGAGCGATGCCGCCTGTCATTGGTTATACATCTGTAACCAATGAAATTGATGCGGGAGCCTGGTTGCTGTTCGCGCTATTGTTCCTCTGGCAACCACCACATTTCTGGTCATTGGGTATTCGCCGGGTAGAGGAATATCGTGCTGCCGGGTTCCCCTTGTTGCCTGTGGTTAAAGGGGTAAAACGCACCAAGTTTCAGATGATTCCTTATGTTTTTCTGCTGCTTCCTGCTGTATTCCTGTTGTATTACTACGACTACGTGGGTCTGGTATTTCTGATTGTATCTCTGCTCGGTGGACTGATCTGGTTCGTGCATACACTTAGCGGACTGAAGACACAGGATGATGAGAAGTGGGCAAAAGTGAACTTTCTAATCTCGGTGAACTATCTCATGCTTGTATTTATTGTGATGGTTGCTAATACGACATGGTCATAA
- a CDS encoding tetratricopeptide repeat protein, whose amino-acid sequence MSDLEQAVRWRQEGKVQEAIELLQEITVQEPENANVWYQLAWAHDSLGLEREAVPHYEKALSLGLSGEDRAGAILGLGSTYRTLGEYGQAKVWFEKGLQEFPLYREFEVFYAMVLYNLGEHAEAMQRLLTQLADTSSDKRINDYNRAIRYYADQLDRMWE is encoded by the coding sequence ATGAGTGATTTGGAACAGGCCGTACGATGGAGACAAGAAGGCAAGGTGCAGGAAGCGATTGAGCTTCTGCAAGAGATTACAGTCCAGGAACCCGAGAATGCAAATGTCTGGTATCAGTTAGCGTGGGCACATGATTCGCTTGGATTGGAGCGGGAGGCTGTTCCTCATTATGAGAAGGCACTGAGTCTTGGGCTTTCTGGTGAGGATAGAGCGGGTGCAATACTCGGACTAGGCAGTACATATCGAACGCTTGGAGAGTATGGGCAGGCTAAAGTTTGGTTTGAAAAAGGGCTGCAAGAATTCCCATTGTACCGGGAATTTGAGGTGTTCTATGCGATGGTGCTCTACAATCTGGGGGAACATGCAGAAGCGATGCAACGATTGCTGACGCAACTTGCGGATACATCCAGTGATAAGAGAATCAATGACTATAACCGAGCAATCCGTTACTATGCAGATCAACTGGATCGGATGTGGGAATAG
- a CDS encoding LysR family transcriptional regulator, which yields MSLIKYEILNTVVEYGSLTKAAEALNVTQSAVSHAIASLETECGFSLLHRSRSGVRVTAEGERILGYTREILRWTELMNQEISLIRGAEIGTVRIGTFASVSTQWLPGILKQFRLRHPGIEIKLWEGDYAEIEGWLAGGAIDLGFLSLGDSSPFETIPLQKDRMMCILPLDHPLASEESVSFDILLNQPFILPKWGGDNEIERLIRQHAAKLNVVYEVAEDQAIMAMVRNGLGISLLPEMVLQNHADALALVPLTGDPYRTIGMACPSLVNLSPATRRFIEEVQQWLGPAM from the coding sequence ATGTCACTCATCAAATATGAAATATTGAATACGGTCGTGGAATATGGCAGTCTCACCAAAGCGGCAGAAGCGCTGAATGTCACCCAATCCGCAGTCAGCCATGCCATCGCAAGTCTCGAGACTGAATGTGGTTTTTCACTCCTCCATCGCAGCCGCTCCGGCGTACGGGTTACCGCTGAAGGTGAACGCATTCTGGGATATACACGTGAGATTCTGCGCTGGACGGAACTGATGAACCAGGAGATATCCCTCATTCGCGGCGCCGAGATTGGTACTGTGCGGATCGGCACCTTCGCAAGTGTCTCCACGCAATGGTTGCCAGGCATCCTGAAACAATTTCGCCTGCGTCATCCAGGAATAGAGATCAAGCTGTGGGAGGGCGATTATGCTGAGATTGAGGGTTGGCTGGCTGGAGGTGCCATCGACCTTGGATTCCTGTCTCTCGGTGATTCATCGCCTTTTGAGACCATTCCATTACAAAAAGACAGGATGATGTGCATCCTGCCCCTGGATCATCCTCTCGCCTCAGAGGAGTCTGTTTCGTTTGATATTCTACTGAATCAGCCCTTTATATTGCCCAAATGGGGCGGAGACAATGAGATTGAACGACTGATCCGGCAGCATGCAGCCAAACTCAATGTCGTCTATGAAGTCGCCGAAGATCAAGCTATCATGGCGATGGTCCGGAATGGTCTCGGAATCAGTTTGCTGCCGGAAATGGTACTTCAAAATCATGCTGATGCACTCGCGCTCGTGCCACTAACTGGAGATCCTTATCGTACGATTGGCATGGCCTGCCCGTCTTTGGTTAATCTATCGCCAGCTACGCGGCGTTTCATTGAAGAGGTGCAACAATGGCTCGGCCCGGCTATGTAA
- a CDS encoding DMT family transporter yields MNGVQVNQGQATRRADIQMLLATVIWGSSYLFMKSGLESMQELNLVAFRFGIAFIAAGLLFHRRLYNMNRGTLVAGAVMGTALFAAFVFITYGVQRTTTSQAGFLISLAVIFVPILTTIQHRRMPDKRLTLSILVAVTGLGLLTLQHELSLHTGDILCILAALVYAIYIMIAGKYTPKHDPLTLGTVQLGVAAMWGIAAAFMLETPRMPDTAESWAAILGLGVLCSGLGYILQTLAQRHASPTRTSLIFSLEPLFAAAFAFTFQGESLTVQGYAGAALMLVGVLITEIKLPQPIFWRRKRPVLQSELGDQGAPGV; encoded by the coding sequence ATGAATGGTGTACAGGTTAATCAAGGTCAGGCAACGAGAAGAGCGGACATCCAGATGCTGCTCGCAACGGTCATTTGGGGATCATCCTATCTGTTTATGAAATCGGGCCTGGAGTCCATGCAAGAACTGAATCTGGTCGCATTCCGTTTTGGAATTGCCTTTATTGCGGCAGGGCTTCTGTTTCATCGGCGGTTGTATAATATGAATCGTGGCACACTTGTGGCAGGGGCCGTTATGGGGACAGCGTTATTCGCTGCATTTGTATTTATCACCTATGGTGTACAACGTACAACGACATCCCAAGCGGGATTCCTCATTAGTTTGGCGGTTATTTTTGTGCCTATTCTGACAACGATCCAGCATCGCCGTATGCCGGACAAACGATTGACGCTCAGCATCCTCGTGGCAGTTACCGGGCTTGGCTTGCTGACGCTTCAACATGAGCTGAGTCTGCACACGGGAGATATTCTGTGTATACTTGCAGCACTGGTGTATGCCATCTATATTATGATTGCTGGCAAGTACACACCGAAGCATGATCCGTTAACGTTGGGAACCGTCCAATTGGGCGTTGCAGCGATGTGGGGAATTGCAGCTGCATTCATGCTGGAGACGCCACGTATGCCCGATACGGCTGAATCCTGGGCGGCGATTCTTGGCTTAGGTGTATTATGTAGTGGCTTGGGGTACATTTTGCAGACGCTCGCACAGCGGCATGCTTCTCCCACAAGAACAAGTCTGATTTTTTCACTCGAACCACTGTTTGCAGCGGCCTTTGCATTTACCTTTCAAGGGGAATCGCTAACGGTGCAAGGATATGCAGGAGCAGCGCTGATGTTGGTCGGTGTTCTGATCACAGAGATCAAACTTCCACAGCCTATTTTCTGGCGCAGAAAACGCCCTGTTTTACAGTCGGAACTCGGCGATCAGGGAGCACCAGGCGTATAA
- a CDS encoding LacI family DNA-binding transcriptional regulator, producing MAKRVTMQQIADAAGVSKFAVSRALTGKPGVSEHTREMIVRTAGQLGYFRTEPKRYALETQMSLEMKPEAKRQGTILILFPNIRSQNRSSLYWGPVFDGISERLNEKGMDILTLTEPSSDRMFSVLNPEAISGVITVGTISTSVLLEIYRLRISLVMVDHEDAAVYADSVFTDNMKCMKELVLMLVGKGYRRFQFAGQLPDAASFRERWLGYRTVLEEKQLAGEQQEGLLGAEYEQIRRSIAEMKLEDIPEVIVCANDHTAVIVLEALRNRGIQVPERCAVTGFDNTQTDEPILASVHINKDNLGTRAVDQLLWRIQHPDEPYERKLIYSELIIRDEYNASLE from the coding sequence ATGGCCAAAAGAGTTACCATGCAGCAAATTGCGGATGCTGCGGGGGTGTCCAAATTCGCAGTTTCCCGTGCACTGACGGGCAAGCCTGGTGTGAGTGAGCATACACGCGAGATGATTGTCAGAACGGCGGGACAGCTTGGATATTTTAGAACCGAACCGAAGCGTTATGCGCTGGAGACACAGATGTCATTGGAGATGAAGCCAGAAGCGAAGCGGCAAGGCACCATATTGATTTTGTTTCCCAACATTCGTTCTCAGAATCGATCCTCCTTGTACTGGGGGCCTGTGTTTGACGGGATTTCTGAGAGGTTGAATGAGAAGGGAATGGATATTTTAACGCTGACGGAACCCTCTTCAGATCGAATGTTCTCGGTTCTTAATCCCGAAGCAATCAGTGGAGTCATTACCGTGGGCACCATCTCGACATCGGTATTGCTGGAAATTTACAGACTACGTATTTCACTGGTCATGGTAGATCATGAAGACGCCGCCGTATACGCAGACTCGGTTTTTACGGATAATATGAAATGCATGAAAGAACTCGTTCTCATGCTTGTTGGAAAAGGCTACAGAAGGTTCCAGTTTGCTGGGCAACTGCCTGACGCGGCAAGTTTTCGAGAACGCTGGCTTGGATATCGTACGGTGCTGGAAGAGAAGCAGCTGGCAGGGGAACAGCAAGAAGGTTTGCTGGGAGCGGAGTACGAACAGATTCGGAGATCCATTGCCGAAATGAAGCTGGAGGACATCCCTGAAGTCATTGTGTGTGCGAATGATCATACGGCTGTTATCGTGCTTGAAGCACTTCGAAACCGAGGCATTCAGGTACCTGAACGCTGTGCCGTAACCGGGTTTGACAATACGCAGACGGATGAGCCCATTCTTGCTTCGGTGCACATTAACAAAGATAATCTGGGTACGAGAGCGGTAGATCAATTGTTGTGGCGGATTCAGCATCCGGATGAACCTTATGAACGCAAGTTGATCTATTCGGAATTAATTATTCGAGATGAATATAACGCCAGTTTAGAGTGA
- a CDS encoding glycoside hydrolase family 2 protein, with protein sequence MSTKQSQVFQNWTFKACEDQEWMPAQVPGCVHTDLLKLGKIPDPFYGTNEKEVQWIDKIDWEYQTEFDVADALFSQEHLELVFDGLDTYADVYVNEVHVLSADNMFRVWKADVKAVLKENGNILRIRFRSPIQEDLPKLEKLGYALPASNDQSDVGGLGDKRVSIFARKAPYHYGWDWGPRFVTSGIWREARLEGWTQVRINDVYVQQNEVSATSASLTAVVEVETSQAVDTVIRIGADGQRWERSVSLQPGTQTVEIPISINEPKLWWSRGLGDPHLYTFLTEVLQGERAVAESTVKTGLRSIRLVRDKDEAGASFYFELNGVAVFAKGANHIPNDSFITEITRERYRHEIISAAESNMNMLRVWGGGIYEQDEFYELCDEYGILVWQDFMFACSMYPGDEAFLNSVRHEAIDNVKRLRNHPSIALWCGNNEIDSAWAHYVENGGWGWKKDFTPEQRERIWADYEAIFHDLLPEVVEAYAPGVDYWPSSPLVSLSGDEKQHAHPSTAEGDIHYWGVWHNVEPFENYNVHVGRFMSEYGFQSFPEYKSVRTYAEEEDLALESEVMLAHQKNGAGNRLIKQYMDMYMHESKDFPSFLYMSQVLQAEAMKTAIEAHRRRKPFCMGTLYWQMNDCWPVASWAGMDYLGRWKALQYYAKRSFSDVLVSVDGTKEDTTDIYVISDQLQPVKGQLQIRLIGFDGTVYRDEMHDVTLAPNAGERVLSLRNAEWLEGRDSANMLLRLDLRQEGAANIVQEHYFVPSKDLTLQHANISISGGTDENGVHLILESDVLAKQVWLSSDVEGIFSDNFFDLIPGLPVKVHFTSREGLQSNDVISNPGPIKVQSMINFIR encoded by the coding sequence ATGAGCACAAAACAATCACAGGTTTTTCAGAATTGGACGTTCAAGGCTTGCGAAGATCAAGAGTGGATGCCGGCTCAGGTACCCGGCTGTGTGCATACAGATTTGCTGAAACTGGGCAAGATTCCAGATCCTTTTTATGGAACAAACGAGAAGGAAGTCCAATGGATTGATAAGATAGATTGGGAATATCAGACGGAATTTGACGTGGCCGATGCGTTGTTCTCCCAGGAACATCTGGAACTGGTGTTTGATGGACTGGATACATATGCGGATGTGTACGTGAATGAGGTGCATGTATTATCCGCAGATAATATGTTCCGGGTATGGAAGGCAGATGTAAAGGCTGTATTAAAGGAGAACGGCAATATTCTTCGAATACGTTTTCGGTCTCCGATTCAGGAAGACCTGCCGAAGCTGGAGAAGCTCGGATATGCGTTGCCTGCATCCAATGATCAGTCCGATGTTGGCGGACTTGGCGATAAAAGAGTAAGTATTTTTGCCCGTAAAGCGCCGTATCACTATGGTTGGGATTGGGGTCCGCGTTTTGTAACGAGTGGAATCTGGCGTGAAGCACGTCTTGAAGGTTGGACACAAGTACGAATCAATGATGTGTACGTCCAGCAAAATGAAGTAAGCGCTACCTCAGCTTCATTAACAGCTGTTGTGGAAGTCGAGACATCACAAGCGGTAGATACAGTCATTCGTATCGGTGCAGACGGTCAGAGATGGGAACGATCAGTATCGCTGCAACCCGGAACTCAAACTGTGGAGATTCCAATCTCCATTAATGAACCAAAATTGTGGTGGAGCCGTGGGCTTGGTGATCCGCATCTGTATACTTTCCTTACCGAAGTGCTTCAAGGTGAACGGGCTGTTGCTGAATCTACAGTGAAGACAGGGCTTCGTTCCATTCGTTTGGTACGTGACAAAGATGAAGCGGGAGCATCCTTTTATTTTGAATTAAACGGCGTTGCGGTCTTTGCCAAAGGGGCAAACCATATTCCGAATGATAGTTTCATCACCGAAATTACCCGTGAACGTTATCGACATGAGATTATCTCAGCTGCCGAGTCCAATATGAATATGCTTCGTGTGTGGGGTGGCGGGATCTATGAGCAAGATGAATTCTATGAACTGTGTGATGAATACGGCATTCTGGTATGGCAAGACTTCATGTTTGCATGCAGCATGTACCCGGGAGACGAAGCGTTCCTGAACAGTGTGAGACATGAAGCCATTGATAATGTGAAACGTCTGCGCAACCATCCAAGTATTGCGCTCTGGTGCGGGAACAACGAGATTGATTCGGCTTGGGCTCACTATGTTGAGAATGGTGGCTGGGGTTGGAAGAAGGATTTCACTCCTGAGCAGCGTGAACGCATCTGGGCCGATTACGAAGCCATCTTCCATGATCTGCTGCCAGAAGTCGTTGAAGCGTATGCTCCAGGTGTGGATTACTGGCCTTCTTCACCACTTGTATCCCTGTCAGGGGATGAGAAGCAGCATGCTCACCCGTCCACAGCCGAAGGTGATATTCACTATTGGGGCGTATGGCACAATGTAGAACCTTTCGAAAACTACAATGTGCATGTGGGTCGGTTCATGAGCGAATACGGATTCCAGTCTTTCCCGGAGTACAAATCAGTCCGTACGTACGCGGAAGAAGAGGATCTGGCACTGGAATCGGAAGTCATGCTCGCCCATCAGAAGAATGGGGCAGGCAATCGTCTGATCAAACAATACATGGATATGTACATGCATGAATCGAAGGATTTCCCATCGTTCCTGTATATGAGCCAGGTACTTCAAGCGGAAGCGATGAAGACAGCGATTGAAGCGCACCGTCGCCGCAAACCATTCTGTATGGGCACACTTTACTGGCAAATGAATGACTGTTGGCCGGTGGCTTCATGGGCAGGAATGGACTACCTTGGTCGTTGGAAAGCATTGCAATATTATGCAAAGCGCAGCTTCAGCGATGTGTTGGTATCCGTAGACGGAACCAAGGAAGATACGACAGATATATATGTAATCTCGGATCAATTACAACCTGTAAAAGGTCAGTTACAGATTCGTTTGATCGGGTTCGACGGTACGGTATACCGTGATGAAATGCATGACGTGACCTTGGCACCAAATGCAGGAGAACGCGTGCTGTCATTACGTAACGCGGAGTGGCTTGAAGGCCGTGATTCAGCCAACATGCTCCTGCGACTGGACCTGAGACAGGAAGGTGCGGCGAATATCGTACAGGAACACTATTTTGTACCTTCCAAAGATCTTACCCTACAGCATGCAAACATCAGTATAAGCGGGGGAACGGATGAGAACGGCGTTCATCTGATACTGGAAAGTGACGTGCTTGCTAAACAGGTATGGCTATCTTCGGATGTGGAGGGTATATTCTCGGATAACTTCTTTGACCTGATTCCCGGCCTGCCGGTAAAGGTACACTTTACGTCCAGAGAAGGATTGCAGTCTAATGATGTGATATCGAATCCGGGACCAATCAAGGTGCAGTCCATGATTAATTTTATTCGTTAA
- a CDS encoding stalk domain-containing protein, with translation MKKTNKSKKVLVAAVLMMSMAFSGLASAADMKTIKKDGMELVQLRQAAKMYDYSIMWDGKDRSVTLMYMGKMDGMMKDDKMMEDDMKMKDDKMMEDDKMMNDDMMMEDTMMPAGKTIKLWIGSKKIMVDGMQVNLKSMPVIHDGNTYAAESVIQQYMMPAMGMK, from the coding sequence ATGAAGAAAACGAATAAGAGCAAAAAAGTGTTGGTAGCAGCGGTTTTGATGATGTCTATGGCCTTTTCTGGATTGGCAAGTGCTGCAGATATGAAAACGATTAAAAAGGATGGCATGGAACTTGTTCAATTGAGACAGGCGGCGAAAATGTATGATTACAGCATTATGTGGGACGGCAAGGATAGATCTGTGACTTTGATGTATATGGGCAAAATGGACGGCATGATGAAAGACGATAAGATGATGGAAGATGACATGAAGATGAAAGATGACAAAATGATGGAAGACGACAAAATGATGAATGATGACATGATGATGGAAGACACGATGATGCCTGCGGGAAAAACGATTAAATTGTGGATTGGATCGAAGAAAATCATGGTAGATGGTATGCAAGTTAATTTGAAATCGATGCCTGTCATCCATGATGGGAATACGTATGCGGCTGAGTCAGTAATTCAACAATACATGATGCCAGCCATGGGAATGAAGTAA
- a CDS encoding response regulator transcription factor — MNECVLVADDDTNITDVCRRYLEREGYLVVTAKDGLEAIQLWHSQTPSLIVLDLMMPHKNGWEVCNEIRQTEDVPIVMLTARGEEQDRLMGLTMGADDYLTKPFSPRELVLRVKAILRRMRIAQASPVTTSEYTINYEGLTIDTTKREVHISGQAIELTVTEFEMLYLLASHPGQVFSRNQMLSKIWDFSYEGDTTTVTVHVRRLREKIEQNPSDPKYIKTVWGIGYKFAGGSS, encoded by the coding sequence TTGAATGAATGTGTACTTGTTGCTGATGATGATACAAATATTACGGACGTTTGCCGCAGGTATCTTGAACGGGAAGGTTATCTTGTCGTGACGGCTAAGGATGGCTTGGAGGCTATTCAGCTGTGGCACAGCCAAACGCCAAGCTTGATTGTGCTCGACCTGATGATGCCACATAAGAATGGATGGGAAGTCTGCAACGAGATTCGGCAAACTGAGGATGTGCCCATTGTAATGCTGACGGCCCGAGGTGAGGAACAGGACCGTCTGATGGGACTGACGATGGGGGCGGATGATTATCTGACCAAACCTTTTAGTCCGAGAGAACTCGTCTTACGTGTGAAGGCAATTCTGCGGAGAATGCGAATTGCGCAGGCATCACCTGTTACAACATCTGAATATACGATCAATTATGAAGGGCTTACCATAGATACCACCAAGCGTGAAGTGCACATCAGCGGGCAGGCCATTGAATTGACCGTTACAGAGTTTGAGATGTTGTATTTGCTGGCAAGTCACCCGGGTCAGGTGTTCTCCCGTAACCAGATGTTAAGCAAGATTTGGGATTTTAGTTATGAGGGAGATACAACAACGGTGACTGTACATGTTCGGAGACTACGAGAGAAGATCGAACAGAATCCTTCTGATCCAAAATATATTAAAACAGTTTGGGGTATAGGGTATAAGTTTGCGGGTGGCAGTTCATGA
- a CDS encoding ATP-binding protein — protein sequence MKLRTYLVLSSLTGIGVLLICLFISYSKMLLTIEQLYWLSAITAGVGLLSFILQYLLTKPLEKSIARITEKTMRIAEGDFHTEVPLIGPQEFKLLAQQFNEMSSKLQESFDHLHLSENARRELVANVSHDLRTPLASIQSFVEALEDDVIKDKETFQRYLNTIRLETKRLGGLIQDLFELSSLEAQGEVFDPQPCHVDELLLSTLESFSFHLAEKTLHVEIDVPDKLPAVLMMPAQMKRVLSNLLQNAIQYSPIEGKIILAAEEKGPFVRISVTDEGEGIEAEETSRIFERFYRIDKSRSKSNGGAGLGLAIAQSIVELHGGEIGVQSTKGEGSCFWFTLPIYVNR from the coding sequence ATGAAACTTCGCACATACTTGGTGTTGTCCAGTCTCACAGGCATTGGCGTATTATTAATTTGTTTGTTTATCAGTTATTCCAAAATGCTGCTTACGATTGAACAACTGTACTGGTTATCGGCTATAACGGCAGGGGTAGGCTTGCTTTCGTTTATTCTTCAATATTTGCTGACCAAGCCATTAGAGAAATCGATTGCGAGAATTACAGAGAAGACGATGAGAATTGCTGAAGGGGATTTCCATACGGAAGTCCCTCTCATCGGTCCACAGGAATTTAAGCTTCTGGCACAGCAATTTAATGAGATGAGTTCCAAGTTGCAGGAAAGCTTTGACCATCTGCATCTTTCAGAAAACGCCAGACGAGAGTTGGTCGCCAATGTTTCCCATGATTTGCGGACTCCTTTGGCATCCATTCAGTCATTCGTCGAAGCGTTGGAAGATGATGTTATTAAGGATAAAGAAACCTTTCAACGTTACCTGAACACGATACGACTTGAAACGAAGCGTTTGGGAGGACTTATTCAAGACTTGTTTGAATTATCCAGCCTGGAAGCGCAAGGAGAGGTGTTTGACCCTCAGCCTTGTCACGTCGATGAGTTGTTGCTCAGTACGTTAGAGAGCTTCTCGTTTCATCTCGCGGAGAAAACACTTCACGTCGAAATTGATGTGCCTGATAAATTACCAGCCGTACTCATGATGCCTGCACAAATGAAACGGGTCCTTTCCAATTTGCTGCAAAATGCCATTCAATACTCTCCTATAGAAGGAAAAATCATTCTGGCTGCTGAAGAGAAGGGGCCGTTTGTACGAATTTCAGTTACGGATGAAGGAGAAGGAATCGAAGCGGAGGAAACTTCGCGTATATTTGAACGCTTTTATCGAATTGACAAATCACGCAGCAAAAGCAATGGAGGTGCCGGGCTCGGCCTGGCCATCGCTCAATCGATTGTGGAACTCCATGGAGGCGAGATCGGGGTTCAGAGTACGAAAGGTGAAGGAAGCTGTTTCTGGTTCACGCTTCCGATCTATGTCAATCGCTAA